From a region of the Streptomyces venezuelae genome:
- a CDS encoding lysophospholipid acyltransferase family protein translates to MYGLWKPRVLGAWKVPASGPVILAVNHSHNIDGPMVMGTAPRPLHFLIKKEAYVGPLGPFLEGIGQVKVDRGGPDRTAIGRALGVLDNGGALGIFPEGTRGEGDFASLRAGLAYFAVRSGAPIVPVAVLGSGDTPGRVVKGLPALGSRVDVVFGSAFDAGDGSGRRTRTALDQATVRIQDRLTAHLADAKRLTGR, encoded by the coding sequence ATGTACGGGCTCTGGAAGCCGCGCGTACTGGGGGCCTGGAAGGTGCCCGCCTCGGGCCCCGTCATCCTCGCCGTGAACCACTCGCACAACATCGACGGCCCCATGGTCATGGGCACCGCGCCCCGGCCGCTGCACTTCCTGATCAAGAAGGAAGCGTACGTGGGCCCGCTCGGCCCCTTCCTCGAAGGGATCGGGCAGGTCAAGGTCGACCGCGGCGGCCCCGACCGGACGGCGATAGGGCGCGCCCTCGGCGTGCTCGACAACGGGGGCGCCCTGGGGATATTCCCCGAGGGCACCCGGGGCGAGGGCGACTTCGCCTCGCTGCGCGCGGGCCTCGCCTACTTCGCGGTCCGCAGCGGCGCACCCATCGTCCCCGTGGCCGTCCTCGGCAGCGGAGACACCCCGGGCCGGGTCGTCAAGGGCCTGCCGGCCCTGGGGAGCCGGGTCGACGTCGTCTTCGGATCGGCCTTCGACGCGGGTGACGGCAGTGGCCGCCGTACCCGTACCGCGCTGGACCAGGCCACCGTACGCATCCAGGACCGGCTGACCGCCCACCTGGCCGACGCCAAGCGCCTCACCGGGCGCTGA
- the cmk gene encoding (d)CMP kinase — protein METAAPSAVIVAIDGPSGTGKSSTSKAVAAKLGLRYLDTGAQYRAITWWMITNGVDTDDPQAIAIAAGKPTIVSGTDPAAPTITVDGLDAAGPIRTQEVTSKVSAVSAVPEVRTLITDLQRSIAAGAAQEAAGIVVEGRDIGTTVLPDADLKIFLTASAEARAARRSGELRGKEAADLAATKEALIKRDAADSGRKTSPLAKAGDAVEVDTTELTLDQVIECVVTLVEEKRAGRK, from the coding sequence GTGGAAACCGCAGCTCCGTCCGCCGTGATCGTCGCCATCGACGGTCCCTCCGGCACGGGCAAGTCCAGCACCTCCAAGGCCGTGGCCGCCAAGCTCGGGCTGCGCTACCTGGACACCGGCGCCCAGTACCGGGCCATCACCTGGTGGATGATCACCAACGGCGTCGACACCGACGACCCGCAGGCGATCGCGATCGCCGCCGGCAAGCCCACCATCGTGTCCGGCACCGACCCGGCCGCCCCCACCATCACCGTGGACGGCCTCGACGCCGCCGGTCCCATCCGGACCCAGGAGGTCACCTCCAAGGTCAGCGCCGTCAGCGCCGTCCCCGAGGTGCGCACCCTGATCACCGACCTGCAGCGCTCCATCGCCGCCGGGGCGGCCCAGGAGGCCGCCGGCATCGTCGTCGAGGGCCGGGACATCGGCACCACCGTCCTGCCCGACGCCGACCTCAAGATCTTCCTGACCGCTTCCGCCGAGGCGCGCGCCGCCCGGCGCAGCGGCGAGCTCCGCGGCAAGGAGGCCGCCGACCTCGCGGCCACCAAGGAGGCGCTGATCAAGCGCGACGCGGCCGACTCCGGCCGCAAGACCTCCCCGCTGGCCAAGGCCGGCGACGCCGTCGAGGTGGACACCACCGAGCTCACGCTCGACCAGGTCATCGAGTGCGTCGTGACGCTGGTGGAAGAGAAGCGGGCGGGCCGCAAGTGA
- a CDS encoding prephenate dehydrogenase, whose protein sequence is MRTAVVIGTGLIGTSAALALTARGITVHLADHDPAQARTAAALGAGTDEAPQEQVDLAIVAVPPAHVAATLADLIGRGVARAYVDVASVKGGPRRELAALGVDVTAYIGTHPMAGKEQSGPLAATADLFEGRPWVLTPTRDTDHEVLNLALELVALSRAVPVVMDADAHDRAVALVSHTPQLVSSMVAARLEEADETAVRLCGQGIRDVTRIAASDPRMWVEILSANPGPVADVLAGIAADLEETVEALRGLQSADLEKRRGGAAGIEDVLRRGNAGRVRVPGKHGAAPTVYETVAVLISDQPGELARIFADAGRAGVNIEDVRIEHATGQQAGLVQLMVEPRAVAGLTAELRERGWALRQQ, encoded by the coding sequence GTGAGAACCGCCGTCGTCATCGGAACCGGACTGATCGGCACCTCCGCGGCGCTCGCCCTGACCGCCCGCGGGATCACCGTCCACCTCGCCGACCACGACCCGGCGCAGGCCCGTACCGCGGCCGCCCTCGGCGCCGGCACCGACGAGGCCCCCCAGGAGCAGGTCGACCTCGCGATCGTCGCCGTACCCCCGGCCCACGTGGCCGCGACCCTGGCCGACCTGATCGGCCGCGGGGTCGCCCGCGCCTACGTGGACGTGGCCAGCGTCAAGGGCGGGCCGCGGCGGGAGCTGGCGGCGCTCGGCGTGGACGTCACCGCCTACATCGGAACCCACCCGATGGCCGGCAAGGAGCAGTCGGGGCCGCTCGCCGCCACCGCGGACCTCTTCGAGGGCCGCCCCTGGGTGCTGACCCCCACCCGGGACACCGACCACGAGGTCCTCAACCTCGCGCTGGAGCTGGTGGCCCTGTCCCGGGCCGTACCGGTGGTGATGGACGCCGACGCCCACGACCGTGCGGTGGCGCTCGTCTCGCACACCCCGCAGCTGGTCTCCAGCATGGTCGCGGCCCGGCTGGAGGAGGCCGACGAGACGGCGGTCCGGCTCTGCGGACAGGGCATCCGCGACGTGACCCGGATCGCGGCCTCCGACCCGCGGATGTGGGTGGAGATCCTCTCGGCCAACCCGGGACCGGTGGCGGACGTCCTCGCCGGGATCGCCGCCGACCTGGAGGAGACCGTGGAGGCACTGCGGGGCCTGCAGTCCGCCGACCTGGAGAAGCGGCGCGGCGGCGCCGCGGGCATCGAGGACGTGCTGCGCCGCGGGAACGCGGGCCGGGTCCGGGTACCGGGCAAGCACGGCGCGGCCCCCACCGTCTACGAGACGGTGGCCGTGCTCATCAGCGACCAGCCCGGTGAGCTGGCGCGGATCTTCGCCGACGCGGGGCGGGCCGGGGTCAACATCGAGGACGTACGGATCGAGCACGCGACGGGCCAGCAGGCCGGACTCGTCCAGCTCATGGTGGAACCGCGGGCCGTGGCCGGCCTCACCGCGGAGCTGCGCGAGCGGGGCTGGGCGCTGCGGCAGCAGTAG
- a CDS encoding YidB family protein — protein sequence MGDIVRVSKPGTPLSARPGPSAKGITMAGNDLGSLLGGLLGGGGGGQGGSGGGGNVLGALLGALMGGAGGSQAGGSNPLGGLLDMLTKSGLADQAQSWIGTGDNQPVSGTQIAEALPDEALQKAAAQAGVSPQEAADQIARTLPTAVDKLSPQGQLPSGSLEDIIRAQKF from the coding sequence ATGGGTGACATTGTCCGTGTCTCGAAGCCGGGTACGCCGCTCTCCGCGCGCCCCGGTCCCTCTGCGAAAGGCATCACGATGGCGGGTAACGACCTCGGCTCCCTGCTCGGCGGCCTCCTGGGTGGCGGCGGCGGTGGCCAGGGCGGGAGCGGCGGTGGCGGCAACGTCCTCGGAGCGCTGCTCGGCGCCCTCATGGGCGGCGCCGGCGGTTCCCAGGCCGGCGGGAGCAACCCGCTCGGCGGGCTGCTGGACATGCTGACCAAGTCGGGCCTCGCCGACCAGGCCCAGTCCTGGATCGGCACCGGCGACAACCAGCCGGTCAGCGGTACCCAGATCGCCGAGGCGCTGCCCGACGAGGCCCTGCAGAAGGCGGCCGCGCAGGCCGGCGTCAGCCCGCAGGAGGCCGCCGACCAGATCGCCCGGACACTGCCGACGGCCGTCGACAAGCTGAGCCCGCAAGGACAGCTCCCGAGCGGTTCGCTGGAGGACATCATCCGGGCCCAGAAGTTCTGA
- a CDS encoding DUF952 domain-containing protein produces the protein MIFHIVPLTDWTAAPEHPYAPPSLAAEGFVHCSADRPTALAIADAHYRSVPGILLAVELDEGALTAEVRRESDSGGLYPHVHGPLNREAVIHVWEVVRTPGSPASLAPWEPGR, from the coding sequence ATGATCTTCCACATCGTCCCGCTCACCGACTGGACCGCCGCGCCCGAGCATCCGTACGCCCCGCCCTCGCTGGCGGCCGAGGGGTTCGTCCACTGTTCGGCGGACCGCCCCACGGCACTCGCGATCGCCGACGCGCACTACCGGTCGGTACCCGGGATCCTGCTCGCGGTGGAGCTCGACGAGGGCGCGCTGACCGCCGAGGTCCGCCGGGAGAGTGATTCCGGCGGCCTTTACCCGCATGTCCACGGTCCACTGAACCGGGAAGCCGTGATCCACGTGTGGGAGGTCGTACGCACACCCGGCAGCCCTGCCTCACTGGCCCCATGGGAACCGGGCCGATGA
- a CDS encoding Rieske (2Fe-2S) protein — protein MSDLTHTARRTVLTIGAATLAGGAITACGGGGGEKTSQGEPNDAAVQPAAPAPASSEAGAPASDKALTKKEDVPVGGGKVFKEEKVVVTQPKAGTFKCFTAVCPHQGCLVSKVADGSIDCVCHNSKFAVADGAKISGPAPKGLAEKKIKVAADGNISLA, from the coding sequence ATGAGCGACCTCACGCACACCGCCCGGCGCACGGTACTGACGATCGGCGCGGCCACCCTGGCCGGAGGCGCGATCACCGCCTGCGGCGGTGGCGGCGGTGAAAAGACCTCCCAGGGGGAACCGAACGACGCGGCCGTCCAGCCCGCCGCCCCGGCCCCCGCCAGCTCGGAGGCGGGCGCGCCGGCTTCCGACAAGGCCCTCACCAAGAAGGAGGACGTGCCGGTGGGGGGCGGCAAGGTCTTCAAGGAGGAGAAGGTCGTGGTCACCCAGCCCAAGGCCGGCACCTTCAAATGCTTCACGGCGGTCTGCCCCCACCAGGGCTGCCTGGTGAGCAAGGTGGCGGACGGCAGCATCGACTGCGTCTGCCACAACAGCAAGTTCGCGGTCGCCGACGGCGCGAAGATCTCGGGGCCCGCCCCCAAGGGCCTGGCGGAGAAGAAGATCAAGGTCGCGGCGGATGGCAATATCTCACTCGCATAG
- a CDS encoding DNA polymerase beta superfamily protein yields MDDLTLVRDHTVYRCVMGSRAFGLATEASDTDLRGVYLAPTPLFWRFEKPPTHVEGPRDEEFSWELERFCELALRANPNILECLHSPLVEEVTPVGEELLSLRGAFLSRRAHTSFSRYAASQRGKLLADVRVHGAPRWKHAMHLLRLLLSCRDLLRTGRLTVDAGPHRERLLAVRRGELTWEEADAWMTRLQEETESALAATALPAEPDHARVQDFLVRTRRASAV; encoded by the coding sequence ATGGACGATCTGACGCTGGTACGCGACCACACGGTCTACCGGTGCGTGATGGGCTCCCGGGCGTTCGGACTGGCGACGGAGGCGAGCGACACCGACCTGCGCGGTGTCTACCTCGCCCCGACGCCGCTGTTCTGGCGGTTCGAGAAGCCCCCCACGCATGTGGAGGGCCCGCGGGACGAGGAGTTCTCCTGGGAGCTGGAGCGCTTCTGCGAACTCGCCCTGCGGGCCAACCCGAACATCCTGGAGTGCCTGCACTCCCCCCTGGTGGAAGAGGTCACCCCGGTCGGCGAGGAGCTCCTCTCCCTCCGCGGGGCCTTCCTCTCCCGCCGGGCCCACACCAGCTTCAGCCGGTACGCGGCCTCGCAGCGCGGCAAACTCCTCGCGGACGTCCGCGTGCACGGCGCCCCGCGCTGGAAGCACGCCATGCACCTGCTGCGCCTGCTGCTGTCCTGCCGTGACCTCCTGCGCACCGGCCGGCTGACCGTCGACGCCGGACCGCACCGCGAGCGCCTGCTCGCTGTCCGCCGGGGCGAGCTCACCTGGGAGGAGGCCGACGCCTGGATGACCCGCCTCCAGGAGGAGACGGAGAGTGCCCTGGCCGCCACCGCGCTGCCCGCGGAGCCGGACCACGCCCGGGTGCAGGACTTCCTGGTCCGCACCCGCCGCGCGTCAGCCGTGTAG
- a CDS encoding DNA polymerase beta superfamily protein, whose translation MLDALSIDLTPVVAEQPDPLLFATVSGAHLYGFPSRDSDIDLRGAHLLPAQDLLGLRDPEETRSRMWDRDDVEMDLVTHDLRKFVRLMLNRNGYVLEQLLSPLVVHTTAAHEELIALSPGVLTSHHAHHYRGFAGTQWRLFGKAAELKPLLYAFRALLTGIHLMRSGEVQAHLPTLLAEVPEAPPYLAALIEAKVAAEHGGYEGPPVDGVREDFEALHAVLDAAQAVSVLPGQASAYDALDEFVVRRRTLHG comes from the coding sequence ATGCTGGACGCACTGAGTATCGACCTGACTCCCGTGGTGGCGGAGCAGCCCGACCCGCTGCTCTTCGCCACCGTCTCCGGGGCGCACCTGTACGGCTTCCCGTCCCGGGACTCCGACATCGACCTGCGCGGCGCCCACCTGCTCCCGGCTCAGGACCTGCTGGGCCTGCGCGATCCGGAGGAGACCCGGAGCCGCATGTGGGACCGGGACGACGTGGAGATGGACCTCGTCACGCACGACCTGCGCAAGTTCGTCCGCCTGATGCTGAACCGCAACGGCTACGTCCTGGAGCAGCTGCTCTCCCCGCTCGTGGTCCACACGACAGCGGCCCACGAGGAGCTGATCGCGCTGTCCCCGGGCGTGCTGACCTCCCACCACGCCCACCACTACCGCGGGTTCGCCGGTACGCAGTGGCGGCTCTTCGGGAAGGCCGCCGAACTCAAGCCGCTGCTCTACGCGTTCCGGGCGCTGCTCACCGGCATCCACCTCATGCGCTCGGGCGAGGTGCAGGCACACCTGCCGACCCTGCTGGCCGAGGTGCCGGAGGCGCCCCCGTACCTCGCCGCCCTGATCGAGGCCAAGGTGGCCGCCGAGCACGGGGGCTACGAGGGCCCGCCCGTCGACGGCGTGCGCGAGGACTTCGAGGCGCTTCACGCGGTGCTGGACGCGGCGCAGGCCGTGTCCGTGCTGCCCGGGCAGGCGTCGGCGTACGACGCGCTCGACGAGTTCGTCGTACGGCGGCGCACGCTACACGGCTGA
- a CDS encoding ADP-ribosylglycohydrolase family protein has protein sequence MTKRAATGALIGLALGDALGFPTEFNDVPSILAKTGPWREMRLPSPAIVTDDTQMTLALARGMRTAAERGPVGPLRLTRPVREEFVDWYHSPENNRAPGRTCMTACQLLDTPDRDWRDASQIGSKGCGANMRVVPVGLVPDWTEEERAGAAQLQSALTHGHPTALAASDLTARAVHLLAGGTEVTGLVGRLRSYALENRTRYHERWLGDLWMRTASDASPESFIARGWDDCLAVLDRLAAALRSPSPETDPCLTTGDGWIAEEALATALHCFLLFPDEPLTALRRAACTRGDSDSIACLAGAFAGAHLGADVWPGEWEGRIEYRDELLAFGALWDA, from the coding sequence ATGACCAAGCGAGCCGCGACGGGCGCCCTGATCGGCCTGGCCCTGGGCGACGCCCTCGGCTTCCCGACCGAGTTCAACGACGTTCCCTCGATCCTGGCCAAGACGGGCCCCTGGCGCGAGATGCGCCTGCCGAGCCCGGCGATCGTCACGGACGACACCCAGATGACCCTCGCCCTGGCCCGCGGCATGCGCACGGCGGCGGAGCGCGGCCCGGTGGGCCCGCTGCGCCTGACCCGGCCGGTCCGCGAGGAGTTCGTCGACTGGTACCACTCCCCGGAGAACAACCGGGCCCCGGGCCGCACCTGCATGACGGCCTGCCAGCTGCTCGACACCCCGGACCGGGACTGGCGCGACGCCAGCCAGATCGGCTCCAAGGGCTGCGGCGCCAACATGCGCGTGGTCCCGGTCGGCCTGGTGCCGGACTGGACCGAGGAGGAACGGGCCGGCGCCGCACAGCTCCAGTCGGCCCTCACCCACGGGCACCCGACGGCGCTCGCCGCCTCCGACCTGACCGCGCGGGCGGTGCACCTGCTGGCCGGGGGCACCGAGGTGACCGGGCTCGTCGGACGGCTGCGCTCCTACGCGCTGGAGAACCGCACCCGCTACCACGAGCGCTGGCTGGGCGACCTGTGGATGCGGACCGCCTCCGACGCATCGCCGGAGTCCTTCATCGCGCGGGGCTGGGACGACTGCCTGGCCGTCCTGGACCGGCTCGCGGCCGCCCTGCGGTCGCCGTCCCCGGAGACCGACCCCTGCCTGACCACGGGCGACGGCTGGATAGCCGAGGAGGCCCTCGCCACCGCCCTGCACTGCTTCCTGCTCTTCCCCGACGAGCCGCTGACCGCGCTGCGCCGGGCCGCCTGCACCCGCGGTGACTCCGACTCCATCGCCTGCCTCGCGGGCGCCTTCGCCGGAGCCCACCTCGGCGCGGACGTCTGGCCCGGCGAGTGGGAGGGCCGCATCGAGTACCGGGACGAACTCCTCGCCTTCGGCGCCCTCTGGGATGCTTGA
- a CDS encoding NUDIX hydrolase, protein MTAGYDPHAFEPFAVTVDLAVFTVRGGALHVLLIRRGQEPYAGAWALPGGFVLPRESAETAARRELAEETGLPDRLVAALHLEQLRTYSEPDRDPRMRVVSVAFTALVPDLPEPAADGGGDAAQARWIALDEVAELAFDHAVILADARERIGAKLEYTCLATGFCPPEFTLGELQSVYETVWSTTLDRPNFRRKVLATPGFVEAVPGAARLTGGRGKPAALYRPGPATTLHPPLLRPEGSTR, encoded by the coding sequence ATGACCGCCGGCTATGACCCGCACGCCTTCGAGCCGTTCGCGGTGACCGTCGACCTGGCCGTCTTCACCGTGCGCGGCGGCGCCCTGCACGTCCTGCTGATCCGGCGCGGCCAGGAACCGTACGCCGGGGCCTGGGCGCTGCCCGGCGGGTTCGTCCTGCCGAGGGAGTCCGCCGAGACCGCCGCCCGGCGCGAACTGGCCGAGGAGACCGGGCTGCCGGACCGCCTCGTGGCCGCGCTCCACCTGGAGCAGCTGCGCACGTACAGCGAACCGGACCGCGACCCCCGGATGCGGGTGGTCTCCGTGGCCTTCACCGCGCTCGTACCGGACCTGCCGGAGCCGGCGGCCGACGGCGGCGGGGACGCGGCGCAGGCCCGCTGGATCGCGCTGGACGAGGTCGCGGAACTCGCCTTCGACCACGCGGTGATCCTGGCGGACGCACGCGAGCGGATCGGCGCCAAGCTCGAGTACACCTGCCTGGCCACGGGCTTCTGCCCGCCCGAGTTCACCCTCGGCGAGCTGCAGTCCGTCTACGAGACCGTCTGGAGCACCACCCTCGACCGCCCCAACTTCCGCCGCAAGGTCCTGGCGACGCCGGGATTCGTGGAGGCCGTACCGGGCGCGGCGCGGCTGACCGGCGGCCGCGGCAAACCGGCCGCCCTCTACCGGCCCGGTCCGGCGACCACGCTCCACCCCCCGCTACTGCGACCGGAAGGATCCACCCGATGA
- a CDS encoding AAA family ATPase — protein MRRHAHGLVLGKFYPPHAGHHHLVRTAQDQCERLTVLVCAASVESVPLADRVAWMREAHPGADVVGAVDDIPVDLHDPEIWEAHMAVFRCAVPGRVDAVFTSEEYGSELARRFGAEEVLVDRERTLFPVSGTAVRRDPAGSWEFLGPAVRAALTRRVVVLGAESTGTTTLSRALADHYRRRGGVWAKTGWVAEYGRRYSEEKLAAARAADPAASWADVSFTSEEFPVIARRQDADEEQAARLGSPVLFCDTDSFATGIWHERYMGGRNAEVERIAGLTRRDLYLLTDHTDVPFEDDGLRDGPQLRPWMTERFRAELERTGRRFLVVRGDRAARLEEAVRAVDALLAEGWHFTDPLPENR, from the coding sequence ATGAGACGCCACGCGCACGGCCTGGTCCTCGGCAAGTTCTACCCGCCGCACGCCGGGCACCACCACCTCGTACGCACCGCCCAGGACCAGTGCGAGCGGCTGACCGTGCTCGTGTGCGCGGCCTCGGTCGAGTCGGTCCCGCTCGCCGACCGGGTCGCCTGGATGCGCGAGGCGCACCCCGGGGCCGACGTCGTCGGCGCGGTCGACGACATCCCGGTCGACCTGCACGACCCGGAGATCTGGGAGGCGCACATGGCCGTCTTCCGCTGTGCGGTCCCCGGGCGGGTGGACGCCGTGTTCACCTCCGAGGAGTACGGGAGCGAGCTCGCCCGCCGGTTCGGCGCCGAAGAGGTCCTCGTGGACCGGGAGCGGACGCTGTTCCCCGTGTCCGGCACGGCGGTGCGCAGGGACCCGGCCGGCTCCTGGGAGTTCCTCGGGCCGGCCGTCCGGGCCGCCCTGACCCGGCGGGTCGTCGTGCTCGGCGCGGAGTCCACCGGCACCACCACGCTGTCACGGGCCCTCGCGGACCACTACCGGCGGCGCGGCGGCGTATGGGCCAAGACGGGCTGGGTCGCCGAGTACGGGCGCCGGTACAGCGAGGAGAAGCTGGCGGCGGCGCGCGCCGCCGACCCGGCCGCCTCCTGGGCGGACGTGTCCTTCACCTCGGAGGAGTTCCCGGTCATCGCGCGACGCCAGGACGCGGACGAGGAACAGGCGGCCAGGCTCGGCTCCCCGGTGCTGTTCTGCGACACCGACTCCTTCGCGACGGGCATCTGGCACGAGCGCTACATGGGCGGCCGCAACGCGGAGGTCGAGCGGATCGCCGGCCTCACCCGGCGGGACCTGTACCTGCTCACCGACCACACCGACGTGCCCTTCGAGGACGACGGTCTGCGGGACGGACCCCAGCTGCGGCCCTGGATGACCGAGCGGTTCCGGGCGGAACTGGAGCGCACCGGGAGGCGTTTCCTCGTCGTGCGCGGGGATCGGGCGGCCCGGCTGGAGGAGGCCGTCCGGGCCGTGGACGCACTGCTGGCCGAGGGCTGGCACTTCACCGACCCCCTCCCGGAGAACCGATGA
- the pnuC gene encoding nicotinamide riboside transporter PnuC — protein sequence MSWTMSWTEVLGFATGALCVWLVARQHVANWPIGIANNVFFIVLFAQAGLYADAGLQIVFIALAAYGWWSWTHGGGPGSAEALPVRRTSRTEWAALAAAGAVGVLALTLLLSRATDSTVPFWDAATTGLSLAATYGQCRKLVESWWLWIAADLVYIPLYAYKGLYLTSALYVGFLALCVVGLLGWRRTLPARSTRTTAEATA from the coding sequence ATGAGCTGGACCATGAGCTGGACCGAGGTGCTGGGCTTCGCCACCGGCGCCCTGTGCGTCTGGCTGGTCGCCCGGCAGCACGTGGCCAACTGGCCCATCGGGATCGCCAACAACGTCTTCTTCATCGTGCTCTTCGCCCAGGCCGGCCTCTACGCCGACGCCGGGCTCCAGATCGTCTTCATCGCCCTCGCCGCCTACGGCTGGTGGTCCTGGACCCACGGGGGTGGACCAGGATCCGCCGAGGCCCTGCCGGTGCGCCGCACCTCGCGCACCGAGTGGGCCGCGCTCGCGGCGGCGGGGGCGGTGGGGGTGCTCGCGCTCACCCTGCTGCTGAGCCGGGCCACCGACTCCACCGTCCCCTTCTGGGACGCGGCCACCACCGGGCTCTCCCTCGCGGCGACCTACGGACAGTGCCGCAAGCTCGTCGAGTCCTGGTGGCTGTGGATCGCGGCCGACCTGGTCTACATCCCGCTCTACGCGTACAAGGGCCTCTACCTGACCTCCGCGCTCTACGTGGGCTTCCTCGCCCTGTGCGTCGTCGGGCTCCTCGGCTGGCGGCGCACCCTGCCCGCGCGCAGCACCCGTACGACGGCGGAGGCGACGGCATGA
- a CDS encoding pseudouridine synthase, whose translation MRSSGNGNGGGNRNSGGGGGRGSARGGSSSGGGGYRGSGSGGGSGSGGSRGGSSGGGYRGGSSGGSRGGSSGGSRGGYQGGGGYQGGGSDSRDRDQPAPRIRNPRPEERRYDVGPEGERSGRSGPKAGGGGARGAAARGGAKGGPRTSRTPGIGGAGGPRSGPGSRSGQSRPRELDARIEERVRDRYADKPVVKTPKTFPGAEEEGERLQKVLARAGMGSRRACEELIEQARVEVNGEIVLEQGRRVQPKDEIKVDGLTVATQSYLFFALNKPAGVVSTMEDPDGRQCLGDYVTNRETRLFHVGRLDTETEGIILLTNHGELAHRLTHPKYGVQKTYVAAITGSLPRDIGKRLKDGIELEDGYARADNFRVVDQVGKNYLVEVTLHEGRKHIVRRMLSEAGFPVDKLVRTSFGPIELGDQKSGWLRRLTNTEVGMLMREVGL comes from the coding sequence ATGCGAAGCAGCGGCAACGGCAACGGTGGCGGCAACAGGAACAGCGGCGGTGGCGGCGGGCGCGGTAGTGCCCGCGGCGGCTCCTCCAGCGGCGGCGGTGGCTACCGCGGAAGCGGCTCCGGCGGTGGCAGCGGCTCCGGCGGCTCCCGTGGCGGCAGCTCCGGCGGCGGCTACCGGGGCGGCAGCTCCGGCGGGTCCCGCGGTGGCAGCTCCGGCGGCTCCCGCGGCGGCTACCAGGGCGGTGGCGGCTACCAGGGCGGCGGCTCCGACTCGCGCGACCGCGACCAGCCGGCTCCCCGCATCCGCAACCCGCGTCCCGAGGAGCGTCGCTACGACGTGGGCCCCGAGGGCGAGCGCAGCGGACGCAGCGGCCCCAAGGCCGGCGGCGGCGGTGCCCGCGGCGCGGCGGCCCGCGGTGGCGCCAAGGGCGGTCCCCGGACCTCCAGGACCCCCGGCATCGGCGGTGCCGGCGGCCCGCGCAGCGGCCCCGGCAGCCGGAGCGGCCAGTCCCGCCCCCGCGAGCTGGACGCGCGGATCGAGGAGCGCGTGCGCGACCGGTACGCCGACAAGCCCGTGGTCAAGACCCCGAAGACCTTCCCGGGTGCCGAGGAGGAGGGCGAGCGTCTGCAGAAGGTGCTCGCCCGCGCCGGCATGGGTTCGCGCCGCGCCTGCGAGGAGCTCATCGAGCAGGCCCGCGTCGAGGTCAACGGCGAGATCGTGCTGGAGCAGGGCCGCCGAGTGCAGCCCAAGGACGAGATCAAGGTGGACGGCCTGACCGTCGCCACCCAGTCGTACCTGTTCTTCGCGCTGAACAAGCCGGCCGGTGTCGTCTCCACGATGGAGGACCCGGACGGCCGCCAGTGCCTGGGCGACTACGTCACCAACCGTGAGACCCGGCTCTTCCACGTCGGCCGGCTCGACACCGAGACCGAGGGCATCATCCTGCTCACCAACCACGGCGAGCTGGCCCACCGCCTCACGCACCCGAAGTACGGCGTGCAGAAGACGTACGTGGCCGCGATCACCGGCTCGCTGCCGCGTGACATCGGCAAGCGGCTCAAGGACGGCATCGAGCTGGAGGACGGGTACGCCCGCGCCGACAACTTCCGCGTCGTCGACCAGGTCGGCAAGAACTACCTGGTCGAGGTGACCCTCCACGAGGGCCGCAAGCACATCGTGCGCCGCATGCTGTCCGAGGCGGGCTTCCCCGTCGACAAGCTCGTCCGGACCTCCTTCGGTCCCATCGAGCTGGGCGACCAGAAGTCCGGCTGGCTGCGCCGCCTGACCAACACCGAGGTCGGCATGCTGATGCGCGAGGTCGGTCTCTAG
- the scpB gene encoding SMC-Scp complex subunit ScpB, which translates to MVVDEPATEAHLAKVLERTPREVGQALRELADEYTAARRGFELRLVAGGWRFYTRAEYAPAVEGFVLDGQQARLTQAALETLAVVAYRQPVSRSRVSAVRGVNCDGVMRTLLQRGLVEEAGTEPETGAILYRTTNHFLERMGLRGLAELPELAPFLPEADAIEAETQEGVPSFDPDAPDTDADDDKTTEL; encoded by the coding sequence ATGGTGGTGGACGAGCCGGCCACCGAGGCGCACCTGGCCAAGGTGCTGGAGCGGACCCCGCGCGAGGTCGGACAGGCGCTGCGGGAGCTCGCCGACGAGTACACGGCCGCGCGCCGGGGCTTCGAGCTGAGGCTGGTCGCCGGCGGCTGGCGGTTCTACACCCGGGCCGAGTACGCACCGGCGGTGGAGGGCTTCGTACTGGACGGCCAGCAGGCCCGGCTCACCCAGGCGGCCCTGGAGACCCTGGCGGTCGTCGCGTACCGCCAGCCGGTGAGCCGGTCGCGGGTTTCCGCGGTCCGCGGAGTCAACTGCGACGGGGTCATGCGGACCCTCCTCCAGCGCGGTCTGGTGGAGGAGGCGGGGACGGAACCCGAAACAGGTGCGATCCTGTACAGGACGACGAACCACTTTTTGGAGCGGATGGGCCTGCGCGGCCTTGCCGAGCTCCCGGAGCTCGCGCCCTTCCTCCCCGAGGCGGACGCGATCGAAGCCGAGACGCAGGAAGGTGTTCCGTCGTTCGATCCGGACGCACCGGACACAGATGCAGACGACGACAAGACGACGGAACTTTGA